One window of the Ammospiza nelsoni isolate bAmmNel1 chromosome 17, bAmmNel1.pri, whole genome shotgun sequence genome contains the following:
- the PTX4 gene encoding pentraxin-4, giving the protein MAGMALPLCLVLAAALQGGLTRAPAPLARPGPLLLRLRRLEEQFLRLQEVTLNHLQSIASNYNISYNIDGRFQALAEQAEAADAARAALGAELARLAAAGRRLRRRLRRLEGTVGALSPPQPLLTHPPAALVEAGTDPHGVPGTARSRDRQPEQQQPPGQPARSTPSPRPPKTRRGQQHRQDEGHRLPADAGPGAAPGEDEESPEDAAAAPPTVAAMLPTVSTAPQEQPPAPRQPGQGRHGPAAPVPASPACRTGAVLLFPEPSAGHGAVLALGPHRGLRAVSLCAWLATAAPRLGALLSYGTGDGHSELAVLGRGADRPGSARFILGHGQFRELPVAPLLDGRWHHLCLTWSSGQGRYRFYADRRLLAAGSGFQQGYGIPAGGSVALGWGQHGPSTALGTAEAFVGHLAGFALWRRALLPGEVARMATGRGLPRGPLLTLADASLRGGVRRVACPCL; this is encoded by the exons ATGGCGGGGATGGCACTGCCCCTGTGCCTGGTCCtcgctgctgccctgcagggcgGCCTGACCCGCGCCCCGGCGCccctggcccggcccggccccctgCTCCTGCGGCTGCGGCGCCTGGAGGAGCAG TTTCTCCGGCTCCAGGAGGTGACACTGAACCATCTCCAGAGCATCGCCAGCAACTACAACATCTCCTACAACATCGATGGACGCTTCCAGGCACTGGCCGAGCAGGCGGAGGCGGCCGACGCTGCCCGGGCCGCCCTGGGTGCGGAGCTGGCCCGCCTGGCCGCTGCTGGCCGGCGGCTACGGCGCAGGCTGAGGAGGCTGGAGGGGACAGTGGGTGCCCTGAGCCCCCCGCAGCCCCTGCTCACCCACCCCCCGGCCGCGCTGGTGGAGGCTGGCACCGACCCGCACGGTGTGCCAGGCACCGCCCGGAGCCGGGACAGGCAgccggagcagcagcagcccccggGACAGCCTGCccgcagcacccccagccctcgCCCCCCGAAGACACGGCGGGGGCAGCAGCACCGGCAGGACGAAGGGCACCGGCTGCCCGCTGATGCCGGGCCCGGGGCAGCGCCcggggaggatgaggagagccctgaggatgcagcagcagcacccccgACCGTGGCAGCGATGCTCCCCACGGTCAGCACggctccccaggagcagcccccagccccccggCAGCCGGGACAGGGCAGgcacggccccgccgccccggtGCCCGCCTCCCCCGCCTGTCGCACCGGGGCCGTCCTGCTCTTCCCCGAGCCCTCCGCTGGGCACGGGGCCGTCCTGGCGCTGGGCCCGCACCGGGGGCTCAGGGCGGTGTCGCTCTGCGCCTGGCTGGCCACGGCAGCCCCTCGCCTCGGGGCTCTCCTCTCGTACGGCACCGGGGACGGGCACAGCGAGCTGGCCGTGCTTGGCCGCGGTGCGGATCGCCCCGGCTCCGCGCGGTTCATCCTGGGGCACGGGCAGTTCCGGGAGCTGCCGGTGGCGCCGCTCCTGGATGGCAGATGGCACCACCTGTGCCTCACCTGGTCCTCGGGCCAGGGCCGGTACCGATTCTACGCGGACAGGAGGTTGCTGGCTGCCGGCTCCGGCTTCCAGCAGGGCTACGGAATTCCCGCTGGCGGCTCGGTGgcgctgggctgggggcagcacGGCCCCAGTAcggccctgggcactgcagaagCTTTTGTGGGTCACCTGGCTGGGTTCGCTCTCTGGAGAAGGGCTCtcctgcccggggaggtggccAGGATGGCGACAGGCCGGGGGCTGCCCCGCGGGCCCCTGCTCACGCTGGCCGATGCCTCCTTGCGGGGCGGGGTGCGGAGGGTGGCGTGCCCGTGCCTCTGA
- the ECI1 gene encoding enoyl-CoA delta isomerase 1, mitochondrial — MAAAALARRIGRSGVLPLCCRPPAWDRAPRPPPSPPQPPGLPLAPCRSFSNNKIQVELDESSGVAMMKFKSPPVNSLSLEFLTEFSISLEKLENNRACRGVIITSTLPKIFSSGLDITEMCGKSVEHYTEFWRAVQEMWLRLYGSNMVTVAAVNGSSPAGGCLVAMSCDYRIMAENPKFSIGLNEAQLGIVAPFWFKDTFVNVVGHRIAERSLQLGSLHPAPEAHKLGLVDELVPEEKLMEKAAAVMAQWLALPDHARQLTKTMMRKAVLDRLVAHREEDIKNFVTFVSKESIQKSLRMYMEMLKKRKS; from the exons ATGGCGGCTGCGGCCCTCGCCCGCCGGATCGGCCGCTCAG gtgtgctgcccctgtgctgccGCCCCCCAGCGTGGGACAGGGCCCCCCGGCCGCCCCCCAgtcccccgcagcccccgggccTCCCGCTCGCCCCGTGCCGCTCCTTCAGCAACAACAAGATCCAGGTGGAGCTGGACGAGAGCTCAG GTGTTGCCATGATGAAGTTCAAGAGTCCCCCAGTGaacagcctcagcctggagtTCCTCACAGAGTTTTCCATAagcctggagaagctggagaaCAACCGGGCCTGCCGGGGTGTGATCATCACCTCT ACTCTTCCCAAAATATTCTCCTCTGGCCTGGACATCACTGAGATGTGTGGGAAGAGCGTGGAGCACTACACTGAGTTCTGGAGAGCAGTGCAGGAGATGTGGCTGCGGCTCTACGGCTCCAACATGGTCACAGTGGCTGCAGTCAAC GGgtccagcccagctgggggcTGCCTTGTTGCCATGTCGTGTGACTACAGGATCATGGCAGAGAACCCCAAGTTCAGCATCGGCCTGAACGAGGCCCAGCTGGGCATTGTGGCTCCCTTCTG GTTTAAGGACACGTTTGTGAATGTTGTGGGACACCGAATTGCTGAGCGCTCCCTCCAGCTGGGCTCCCTCCACCCTGCACCTGAGGCCCACAAGCTGGGCCTCGTGGATGAGCTGGTGCCAGAGGAGAAGCTCATGGAGAAGGCTGCAGCTGTCATGGCACAGTGGCTGGCCCTTCCTG ACCATGCCCGCCAGCTCACCAAGACCATGATGAGGAAGGCGGTGTTGGACCGGCTGGTAGCTCACCGGGAGGAAGACATCAAAAACTTCGTCACCTTCGTCTCAAAAGAGTCCATCCAGAAGTCCCTCCGCATGTACATGGAGATgctgaagaagaggaagagctgA
- the LOC132080860 gene encoding deoxyribonuclease-1-like 2, with translation MGTVTLELSLLTVALLLCPATAMLRIGAFNIQSFGDTKMSNKEVAEIIINVLRRYDVVLVQEVRDSDLSAVTQLMEQLNSASTSQYDYEISGPLGRENYKEMYLFIYRTDVVSVVDTYQYEDPQDVFSREPFILRVSAPSTKVKEFVLVPLHSAPHDAVTEIDALYDVYLAIINKWGTDNMMFLGDFNADCSYVQPGDWPSIRLRTSDIFKWLIPDSADTTVGKSDCAYDRIVVCGSKLKRSVLSNSAGIYNFQRAFQLDQEQALAVSDHYPVEVKLAA, from the exons ATGGGGACTGTGACACTGGAATTGTCCCTGCTGACTGTGGCTCTCCTCCTGTGCCCAGCCACTGCCATGCTGCGTATCGGTGCCTTCAACATCCAATCCTTTGGTGACACCAAGATGTCCAACAAGGAAGTGGCAGAGATCATCATCAAT GTGCTGCGCCGCTACGACGTGGTGCTGGTGCAGGAGGTGCGCGACTCCGACCTCAGCGCCGTCACCCAGCTCATGGAGCAGCTCAACAG TGCATCCACATCCCAATATGACTACGAGATCAGTGGCCCCCTGGGACGGGAGAACTACAAGGAGATGTACCTGTTTATCTACAG GACAGATGTTGTGTCTGTGGTGGACACCTACCAATATGAGGACCCCCAGGATGTCTTCAGCAGGGAGCCATTCATCCTGAGGGTGTCAGCACCCAGCACCA AGGTGAAGGAGTTTGTGCTGGTGCCCCTGCACTCGGCCCCACACGATGCTGTCACTGAGATTGATGCGCTCTACGACGTCTACCTGGCCATCATCAACAAGTGGGGGACTGAT AACATGATGTTCCTGGGGGACTTCAATGCCGACTGCTCCTACGTGCAGCCCGGTGACTGGCCGTCCATCCGCCTGCGCACCAGCGACATCTTCAAATGGCTGATCCCCGACAGCGCCGACACCACCGTGGGCAAGTCAGACTGTGCCTATGACAG GATCGTGGTGTGTGGCAGCAAGCTGAAGAGAAGCGTCCTGTCCAACTCAGCTGGTATCTACAACTTCCAGCGTGCTTTCCAGCTGGACCAGGAGCAG gccctggcagtCAGTGACCACTACCCAGTCGAGGTGAAGCTGGCAGcctga
- the LOC132081020 gene encoding deoxyribonuclease-1-like: MAASRPVLSMLVAALLLHVATSLKIGAFNIRTFGDAKMANQTIANIIVSILSEYDVVLVQEVRDADLSAVNDLMEQLNSAGKHPYDLLISVPLGRSTYKEQYLFIYRSDMVSVLGSYYYDDGCESCGTDTFSREPFIVKFSSPTTRVQEFVLVPLHSEPSHATQEIDALYDVYTDVINKWGTNDMIFLGDFNADCSYVTSSQWPSIRLRSLSACEWLISDSADTTVADTDCAYDRIVACGTALRQDIEPGSATVNNFQRKFQLQLEDALAVSDHFPVEVTLKAL; the protein is encoded by the exons ATGGCAGCCTCGAGGCCGGTGCTGTCGATGCTGGTCgcagctctcctgctgcacGTGGCCACCTCGCTGAAGATTGGTGCCTTCAACATCAGAACCTTTGGGGACGCCAAGATGGCCAACCAGACCATCGCAAACATCATTGTCTCT ATCCTGTCGGAGTACGACGTCGTGCTGGTGCAGGAGGTGCGGGATGCCGACCTGAGCGCTGTCAATGACCTCATGGAGCAGCTCAACAG tgctgggaaacACCCCTACGACTTATTGATCAGCGTGCCCCTGGGTCGGAGCACCTACAAGGAGCAGTACCTCTTCATCTACAG GTCAGACATGGTCTCCGTGCTGGGAAGCTACTACTACGATGATGGCTGTGAATCCTGTGGGACTGACACCTTCAGCAGGGAGCCCTTCATTGTGAAGTTCTCCTCACCAACCACAC GGGTGCAGGAGTTCGTGTTGGTACCTCTGCATTCGGAGCCCAGCCACGCAACACAGGAGATCGACGCACTCTACGATGTCTACACCGATGTCATCAACAAGTGGGGGACAAAT gacaTGATCTTCCTGGGTGATTTCAACGCTGACTGCTCCTATGTGACGAGCTCCCAGTGGCCGTCCATCCGCCTGCGCTCCCTGAGCGCCTGCGAGTGGCTGATCTCCGACAGCGCCGACACCACCGTGGCCGACACCGACTGCGCCTACGACCG CATCGTGGCCTGCGGCACCGCCCTGCGCCAAGACATTGAACCTGGCTCTGCCACCGTCAACAACTTCCAGAGgaaattccagctccagctcgAGGAT GCTTTGGCTGTCAGCGACCATTTCCCAGTGGAGGTGACCCTGAAAGCACTCTGA